In Kordiimonas sp. SCSIO 12610, the following are encoded in one genomic region:
- a CDS encoding shikimate kinase, protein MSLLKKIKIDRSIVLVGLMGAGKTTVGRRLAKKLALEFVDSDHEIEKAACMSVAEIFENFGEEEFRSGERRVISRLIDGPPKIIATGGGAFINDETRNLILRDALSIWLDADIDVLVERTARRDTRPLLKNGDPRAILTELAEKRSPFYAEADLKVYSGDGPHEDVVGDILKALQSKKRSASPLKQGTL, encoded by the coding sequence ATGAGTTTGTTGAAAAAAATCAAAATAGACCGTTCGATTGTACTTGTAGGGTTGATGGGTGCAGGAAAAACAACGGTTGGGCGACGATTGGCAAAAAAATTAGCCCTTGAATTCGTGGACTCTGACCATGAAATTGAAAAAGCTGCTTGCATGTCTGTTGCGGAAATTTTCGAAAATTTTGGCGAGGAAGAATTCAGATCCGGTGAGCGCCGGGTTATCAGCCGCCTCATTGATGGCCCGCCTAAGATAATTGCAACAGGTGGGGGGGCCTTCATTAATGATGAGACACGTAATTTGATTTTACGCGATGCGTTATCGATATGGCTGGACGCTGATATTGATGTTTTGGTGGAGCGTACAGCACGCCGGGATACGCGCCCGCTTCTTAAAAATGGTGATCCGAGGGCGATTTTAACTGAGCTAGCAGAAAAGCGTTCCCCCTTTTATGCAGAAGCAGATTTGAAAGTGTATTCTGGTGATGGTCCACATGAAGATGTGGTCGGTGATATTTTGAAAGCGCTACAATCAAAAAAACGCAGTGCCTCCCCTTTAAAACAGGGAACCCTATGA
- a CDS encoding ABC transporter ATP-binding protein produces the protein MKHQINLKNISHHFETDNERIELFKGLCETFNFGQTIAIVGPSGAGKSSLLSIAAGIETPTEGEVEFILDGKRVDLDDIRAATGFIFQQFHLMPELDAISNLALPLRLKGNNQAFNIAQKWLKKVGLEDRAKHYPHQLSGGEQQRIAVARAFVGNPKFIFADEPTGNLDARTSESVAQLMFDFTRETGAGLIIVTHSAQLAEKADKTLHLSEGRLELAK, from the coding sequence ATGAAACATCAAATAAACCTTAAAAACATCAGCCACCATTTTGAAACAGATAATGAGCGAATTGAGTTATTTAAAGGGCTGTGTGAAACCTTTAATTTCGGCCAAACTATAGCAATCGTTGGCCCTTCGGGTGCTGGGAAATCCAGCTTACTCTCTATTGCAGCAGGCATAGAAACTCCCACTGAAGGGGAGGTCGAGTTTATTCTTGATGGCAAGCGCGTAGACCTGGATGATATCCGCGCAGCCACAGGCTTTATATTCCAGCAGTTTCACCTTATGCCAGAGCTTGACGCGATCAGTAACCTCGCTTTACCACTAAGATTAAAAGGCAATAATCAGGCTTTTAACATCGCGCAAAAATGGCTCAAGAAGGTTGGACTTGAAGACCGGGCCAAGCATTACCCACATCAGCTAAGTGGAGGGGAGCAACAACGAATTGCAGTCGCCCGGGCCTTTGTCGGAAATCCCAAGTTTATCTTTGCGGACGAGCCAACCGGAAACCTTGATGCCCGCACATCCGAGAGCGTTGCTCAGCTTATGTTTGATTTTACGCGGGAAACTGGTGCCGGGCTAATTATTGTAACCCATAGCGCTCAGTTAGCTGAGAAAGCAGACAAAACCCTACACTTATCAGAGGGTCGTTTGGAGTTAGCAAAATGA
- a CDS encoding HlyC/CorC family transporter — protein MDTLTDSAFWTSSEFWITSAIIFILLFLSGVFSGSETALTAASKARIHKLQKDGSKRAAKVSKLIEDKERLIGAILLGNNLINILATSLATGLFLSLFGDEGIVYATLVMTALVLIFAEVLPKSYAIANPDRMALSVSGFIALIVAVFAPVIAVVQAIVRFTLKLFGRDISNIDNALTPHEEIRGAIDLQRAEGGLIKADKDMLGSILDLDEVTIEDVMIHRKSMEALDLSMTSDQIISAVVKSPYTRLPVFEGDIENIVGILHSKDVLRAMKRAGGQMHRFNVRRIMNKPWFVPETTTLREQLNAFLERKAHIALVVDEYGAIQGLVTLEDILEEIVGDIADEHDFDIPGVRKGADGVIDVEGTVTIRDLNRKFDWHLPDDEATTVAGLVIHEAETIPIAGQKFTFHGYQFEVCSRKRNQVTALKIKKLT, from the coding sequence ATGGACACGCTTACTGATAGTGCATTTTGGACGTCTAGTGAATTCTGGATAACATCAGCAATTATTTTTATCCTTCTTTTTCTCTCTGGTGTGTTTTCAGGGTCTGAAACGGCGCTTACTGCTGCCTCGAAGGCTCGTATTCACAAGCTTCAAAAAGATGGCAGTAAACGCGCTGCAAAGGTTTCTAAGCTGATAGAAGATAAAGAGCGCTTGATCGGTGCGATTCTGCTTGGGAATAATTTGATCAATATTTTAGCGACGTCGCTGGCAACAGGATTGTTCTTATCACTATTCGGCGATGAAGGTATTGTTTATGCGACCTTGGTGATGACGGCCTTGGTACTGATTTTTGCCGAAGTTCTTCCGAAATCCTATGCAATCGCTAACCCCGACCGGATGGCCTTAAGCGTATCAGGTTTTATTGCGCTTATCGTTGCTGTGTTTGCACCTGTGATTGCGGTGGTGCAGGCGATTGTTAGGTTCACCTTGAAGCTGTTTGGTCGGGATATTTCCAATATCGATAACGCCCTAACACCGCATGAGGAAATTCGTGGTGCTATTGACCTTCAGCGTGCGGAAGGTGGGTTGATCAAGGCAGATAAAGATATGCTTGGGTCCATATTGGACCTTGATGAAGTAACGATCGAAGATGTGATGATTCACCGTAAAAGTATGGAGGCGCTCGATCTTTCGATGACATCGGATCAAATTATCTCTGCGGTTGTTAAAAGCCCTTACACACGCTTGCCGGTTTTTGAAGGTGATATTGAGAATATCGTTGGTATTCTTCATTCCAAGGACGTATTGCGGGCTATGAAGCGTGCAGGCGGGCAGATGCACCGATTTAATGTGCGGCGCATTATGAACAAGCCATGGTTTGTTCCGGAAACGACAACACTGCGGGAACAATTGAACGCATTCCTTGAGCGCAAGGCGCATATTGCGCTTGTGGTTGATGAATATGGCGCAATTCAAGGACTCGTGACCTTAGAGGATATTCTTGAAGAAATCGTCGGCGATATTGCGGATGAGCATGACTTTGATATCCCGGGTGTTCGCAAAGGCGCTGACGGTGTTATCGATGTTGAAGGTACGGTGACAATCCGTGATTTAAATAGAAAGTTTGATTGGCACCTGCCTGATGATGAAGCAACGACAGTTGCGGGGCTTGTCATCCATGAAGCAGAAACTATTCCAATTGCGGGGCAGAAATTTACTTTTCATGGGTACCAGTTCGAAGTGTGTAGCCGTAAACGTAATCAGGTCACCGCATTGAAGATCAAAAAACTGACCTGA
- a CDS encoding acetyl-CoA carboxylase carboxyltransferase subunit alpha — protein sequence MMTFLEFEKPIAELEGKIRELRSFSGSGGDVDISLEVGQLETKLGKLLKETYEGLSPWQKMQVARHPERPHFPDIINHLFQDFTPLAGDRAFGEDSAISGGLARFRGDACVVIGHEKGSDTQSRIKHNFGMARPEGYRKAIRLMEMADRFGLPVITFVDTPGAYPGVGAEERGQAEAIARSTDTCLSIQVPMVTCIVGEGGSGGAVAIAAANRVLMMEHSLYSVISPEGCASILWRTNDKAEDAANALKITAQDLLNLGVIDGIVDEPLGGAHRDPERALNALGDAVQSNLREMAGIDGNRLRELRRDKFLAIGNIGLA from the coding sequence ATGATGACTTTCCTCGAGTTTGAGAAACCCATTGCGGAACTTGAAGGTAAAATACGTGAACTGCGTAGTTTTTCTGGAAGCGGCGGTGATGTAGATATTTCCCTTGAGGTAGGGCAATTAGAAACCAAACTTGGTAAACTTCTGAAGGAAACATACGAAGGCTTGTCACCTTGGCAGAAAATGCAGGTTGCGCGGCACCCGGAGCGACCACATTTCCCTGATATCATCAATCACTTGTTCCAGGACTTTACACCACTCGCAGGCGACCGGGCGTTCGGCGAAGACAGTGCTATCAGTGGCGGCCTCGCTCGTTTCCGCGGCGATGCCTGCGTTGTAATTGGCCATGAAAAAGGGTCTGACACCCAGTCCCGTATTAAACATAATTTCGGCATGGCCCGCCCAGAAGGATATAGAAAAGCCATCCGTTTGATGGAGATGGCGGATCGGTTCGGCCTTCCTGTGATTACATTTGTGGATACACCCGGTGCATACCCCGGCGTTGGGGCAGAAGAACGCGGTCAGGCAGAGGCAATTGCACGCTCAACGGATACTTGCCTGTCTATTCAGGTGCCAATGGTCACTTGTATTGTCGGTGAAGGCGGTTCAGGCGGCGCTGTCGCAATTGCGGCTGCAAACCGTGTATTGATGATGGAACACTCGCTTTACTCTGTCATTTCCCCAGAAGGGTGCGCGTCTATTTTATGGCGCACCAATGATAAAGCTGAAGACGCCGCAAACGCCCTTAAAATTACGGCTCAAGACCTGTTAAATCTGGGCGTAATCGATGGAATTGTTGACGAACCCCTTGGCGGAGCTCACAGAGATCCGGAGCGGGCGTTAAATGCTCTTGGGGATGCTGTTCAATCGAATTTGCGCGAAATGGCTGGCATTGATGGGAATCGCCTTCGTGAATTACGCCGTGATAAATTTTTAGCAATCGGCAACATTGGCCTGGCCTAA
- a CDS encoding HAMP domain-containing sensor histidine kinase, with the protein MKKRTRRVRGMIMRTFLSAIIVNFIIFSLIAVVFSFSLEDEIFDLQVREAVTQLTANEQALNAQSGSFQSLAMEYYIGQETLPDWLKTHIDPRYQDQSFEVFAKDRGHFHAYAHTLSDGQTLYVMFNARRFIRSTPQIKTFLMVIAALAGIAAIISFFVLNRMSKKVSTPLEQMASAFETDSSDKIGKKAKDLTSGIIGEMHLPEYAPRELQSLYRAIEARNAHIQALLERERQFNRDASHELRTPLAVAIGAVELMEENESDSPTFRRLKTSMLDMQQLTEGILWLGRAPEAFTPCSLKDIWHENVESYQHLVGHRDIEISFEGVPAHFPVPEPVAHVIVGNLLRNALSYTDRGLVMLRMHSGSFEILDTGVGYGNSDPDREGFGVGLSLVRRLCEHFDIAFELLSRDEGGTIAKLSWGSDI; encoded by the coding sequence ATGAAGAAAAGAACACGCCGTGTCCGCGGCATGATTATGCGCACCTTCTTGAGCGCAATCATTGTCAATTTTATTATCTTCTCCCTGATTGCAGTTGTTTTTAGCTTCAGTTTAGAGGATGAGATTTTTGACCTTCAAGTTCGTGAAGCGGTAACCCAGTTGACTGCGAATGAGCAAGCGCTGAATGCTCAGTCTGGATCGTTTCAATCGCTTGCGATGGAGTATTATATTGGGCAGGAAACCCTGCCTGATTGGTTGAAGACTCATATCGATCCACGATATCAAGATCAGTCATTTGAGGTATTCGCAAAGGATCGTGGTCATTTTCATGCGTATGCCCATACTTTATCTGATGGGCAAACCTTGTATGTTATGTTCAACGCGCGCCGTTTTATCCGCTCGACACCTCAGATAAAAACATTTCTGATGGTGATTGCTGCGCTTGCGGGAATAGCGGCTATTATCTCCTTTTTTGTCCTTAATCGAATGAGTAAGAAAGTTTCTACACCGCTCGAGCAGATGGCCAGTGCCTTTGAAACGGATAGTTCAGACAAGATAGGCAAAAAAGCAAAAGATCTGACCAGTGGTATTATAGGGGAAATGCATTTGCCCGAATATGCCCCCAGAGAGCTTCAATCCCTCTACCGGGCAATAGAAGCGCGTAACGCACATATTCAGGCCCTTCTTGAAAGAGAACGGCAATTCAATCGTGATGCAAGCCATGAACTTAGAACGCCTCTTGCTGTAGCAATAGGGGCTGTTGAGCTTATGGAAGAAAATGAAAGCGATAGCCCAACCTTCCGGCGGCTTAAGACATCCATGCTTGATATGCAGCAATTAACAGAGGGAATTCTTTGGTTAGGGCGAGCGCCCGAAGCTTTTACACCGTGTTCGCTAAAAGATATCTGGCACGAGAATGTTGAGAGTTATCAGCATTTGGTTGGCCATCGAGATATTGAAATTTCATTCGAAGGGGTACCCGCTCATTTTCCTGTGCCGGAGCCTGTAGCACACGTCATTGTCGGCAATCTGTTGCGAAATGCTTTGTCTTACACGGATCGTGGGTTGGTTATGTTAAGAATGCACAGTGGCAGTTTTGAAATATTGGATACGGGTGTTGGGTATGGAAATTCTGATCCGGACCGCGAGGGGTTTGGTGTTGGCCTTTCGCTCGTAAGGCGACTGTGTGAACATTTTGATATAGCTTTTGAACTGCTTAGTCGAGATGAGGGTGGTACGATAGCGAAGTTATCTTGGGGTTCTGATATTTGA
- a CDS encoding ribonucleoside-diphosphate reductase subunit alpha — translation MFEVTHFEHGGAVEIDRTRDDLLTEFGKATLTDRYLMPGESYQDLFARVASYYGDDKHHSQRLYDYISNLWFMPATPVLSNGGTSRGLPISCFLNEAQDKLDSIVDLWTENVWLASRGGGIGSYWGNLRSIGETVGGVGKTSGIVPFVRVMDSLTLAISQGSLRRGSAAIYLPVSHPEIEEFTELRRPTGGDPNRKTPNLHHGILVTDAFMRAVENDEEWALTSPKDGHVVRTVSARGLWIRILTARVETGEPYIIYSDTVNRQMPEHHKLAGLTVKTSNLCAEITLPTGLDHLGNERTAVCCLSSLNLEHYKEWKDDKQFIPDVMRFLDNVLQDFIDRAPDTMAKARYSAMRERSVGLGVMGFHSFLQDNMVPFESALAKSWNHKIFSHVQAEVDRASDILARERGPCPDAADYGMMERFSNKTAIAPTASISTICGGASPGIEPIAANSYNQKTLSGNFIVHNRALTRLLEERGQNTDEVWTSITVNEGSVQHLDFLTQDEKDVFKTAFELDQRWVVELAADRASYISQAQSVNIFLPADVHKRDLHQVHYQAWKKGLKSLYYCRSKSIQRAEVVATGSGTKSKNGIPQPEEVQLPLAAAAGNSTDYEECLACQ, via the coding sequence ATGTTTGAAGTTACTCATTTTGAACATGGTGGTGCAGTCGAGATTGATCGGACAAGGGATGATTTATTAACAGAGTTTGGTAAAGCAACTTTAACCGATCGATATTTGATGCCGGGCGAAAGCTATCAAGACCTTTTTGCACGAGTAGCAAGCTATTACGGCGACGACAAACATCATTCACAGCGTCTTTATGATTATATTTCAAACCTATGGTTCATGCCTGCCACTCCTGTTCTCTCCAATGGCGGTACCAGCCGAGGGTTGCCAATTTCCTGCTTCCTGAATGAAGCACAGGATAAATTGGACTCGATTGTTGATTTATGGACAGAGAATGTCTGGCTTGCATCACGCGGCGGCGGCATTGGAAGTTATTGGGGCAATCTTCGCTCGATCGGTGAAACCGTTGGCGGCGTTGGCAAAACAAGTGGCATCGTTCCCTTTGTCCGCGTTATGGACAGCCTCACGCTTGCCATTTCACAAGGATCACTCCGCCGTGGCTCAGCTGCGATTTACCTACCAGTTTCACACCCTGAAATTGAAGAGTTTACAGAACTAAGACGCCCAACAGGTGGCGACCCAAACCGTAAGACACCTAATCTGCATCATGGTATTTTGGTGACAGACGCCTTTATGCGCGCTGTTGAAAATGACGAAGAATGGGCACTAACCAGCCCCAAAGATGGTCATGTGGTCCGCACCGTATCAGCACGCGGCCTTTGGATCAGAATATTAACGGCTCGTGTTGAAACAGGCGAGCCCTATATCATCTATTCTGATACGGTGAACCGCCAAATGCCAGAGCACCACAAACTTGCTGGCCTTACAGTTAAAACGTCAAACCTGTGTGCAGAGATTACGCTTCCAACTGGCCTTGACCATTTGGGTAACGAACGTACCGCTGTTTGTTGCTTGTCTTCACTGAATCTAGAGCATTACAAGGAATGGAAAGACGACAAACAGTTTATTCCAGATGTTATGCGCTTCCTTGACAATGTCCTTCAGGACTTTATCGACCGGGCACCAGATACAATGGCAAAGGCACGCTATTCTGCAATGCGTGAGCGCTCTGTAGGCTTGGGAGTGATGGGTTTCCATAGTTTTCTTCAGGACAATATGGTTCCTTTTGAATCTGCACTTGCAAAAAGCTGGAACCATAAAATCTTTTCTCATGTTCAGGCAGAAGTTGACCGGGCTTCAGATATTTTGGCGCGTGAACGCGGCCCATGCCCTGATGCAGCCGATTATGGAATGATGGAACGCTTTTCAAACAAAACAGCGATTGCACCAACAGCTTCAATTTCGACAATTTGTGGTGGTGCAAGCCCAGGAATTGAACCAATTGCTGCAAACAGCTACAATCAGAAAACCCTTTCTGGAAACTTCATCGTTCATAACCGCGCGCTAACACGTTTGCTTGAAGAACGTGGTCAAAACACTGATGAAGTATGGACATCGATTACAGTGAACGAAGGTTCGGTTCAGCACCTTGATTTCCTTACGCAGGATGAGAAGGATGTTTTCAAAACCGCGTTTGAACTTGACCAACGTTGGGTCGTGGAATTAGCCGCAGACAGAGCGTCCTATATTTCGCAAGCCCAATCTGTGAACATTTTCTTGCCCGCAGATGTCCATAAACGTGATCTTCATCAGGTTCATTATCAAGCATGGAAAAAAGGCCTCAAGAGCCTTTACTATTGCCGCTCGAAATCCATTCAACGGGCAGAAGTTGTGGCAACAGGGTCTGGCACCAAATCCAAGAATGGCATCCCTCAACCCGAGGAGGTACAGCTACCGTTAGCGGCCGCTGCCGGTAATTCCACCGATTACGAGGAATGTCTCGCTTGCCAGTAA
- a CDS encoding alpha/beta hydrolase: MTRKIKNLINSLIFCLIAANAIWADTHVQQFGYDAPDGNRITGFIYQSTDTKKGAPIAVLMHGLMGSSLYWLAEDNLMHGDEVTANLIKRGYRVVALDARAHGARIIDKKPIEYVKAARSGNSEAYQTMILKTISDYQFLLDKLTKNFGKADRIVAVGYSMGAQMATILAARDIRVTHLVTMVPPAVRNVPEVSPIKFAPDVNIPWLLITANKDQYSSKQQNAELIEIAGQTPDTKAFDSKHVLPGAYVEAVEDWIDQIRE, translated from the coding sequence ATGACGCGAAAAATCAAAAATCTTATAAATTCCCTTATCTTCTGTCTAATAGCGGCAAATGCTATCTGGGCAGATACCCATGTTCAGCAATTTGGATATGATGCGCCGGACGGTAATCGAATAACCGGGTTTATATATCAATCTACAGATACGAAAAAAGGCGCCCCAATCGCCGTATTAATGCATGGTTTAATGGGCTCTAGCCTATATTGGCTTGCCGAAGATAATCTTATGCATGGCGACGAGGTTACGGCTAATCTTATTAAGCGTGGATATAGGGTAGTTGCACTTGATGCACGGGCACACGGCGCAAGAATTATCGATAAAAAGCCGATTGAGTATGTGAAAGCAGCTCGTTCTGGTAATAGTGAAGCATACCAAACGATGATTTTGAAAACGATTTCTGATTATCAGTTTCTACTCGATAAACTTACAAAAAACTTTGGAAAGGCCGACCGCATTGTGGCCGTGGGTTATAGTATGGGGGCACAAATGGCGACAATATTAGCTGCGCGGGATATACGTGTGACCCATCTTGTCACGATGGTACCTCCTGCGGTGCGCAACGTTCCGGAAGTATCACCGATTAAGTTTGCGCCAGATGTAAACATTCCCTGGCTATTGATCACTGCAAACAAAGACCAATATTCGAGCAAACAGCAGAATGCCGAATTAATAGAAATTGCAGGGCAAACACCCGATACTAAAGCCTTTGATAGCAAGCACGTTCTTCCCGGTGCCTACGTAGAGGCTGTTGAGGACTGGATTGATCAAATTAGGGAATGA
- a CDS encoding response regulator transcription factor has product MRVLIIEDNLDMQANIADYLEKDFSLDFAYNGDQGLELALANEYDVIVLDLMLPGRDGLSVCNEYKKRATSLAPIIMLTARDTIEDKEAGFNVGADDYLVKPFSLRELKMRIGALARRPKERIQQSISYAGLVLEPDSLLLTRGLQKATLLEKEAKILRLLIEGAPDIVSTASINYALWGEEPPESGALRTHIYNLRKSLSSLDASDFLITHRGKGYSIREVKEI; this is encoded by the coding sequence ATGCGTGTATTAATTATTGAAGATAACCTGGATATGCAGGCGAATATCGCAGACTATCTAGAGAAAGATTTCAGCCTCGATTTTGCCTATAATGGTGATCAGGGATTGGAGCTCGCGCTTGCTAATGAGTATGATGTGATTGTTCTTGATCTTATGCTGCCCGGCCGTGATGGGCTGAGTGTTTGCAACGAGTATAAAAAGAGAGCAACGTCGTTGGCTCCTATCATAATGCTTACGGCACGTGACACCATTGAGGACAAGGAAGCAGGTTTCAATGTTGGCGCAGATGATTATCTGGTTAAGCCCTTTTCCCTAAGGGAACTTAAGATGCGCATCGGCGCGTTAGCGCGTAGACCAAAAGAGCGAATTCAACAAAGTATCTCATATGCAGGGTTGGTACTTGAGCCCGATTCTCTTCTGCTAACACGTGGTTTGCAAAAGGCCACGCTTTTGGAAAAAGAAGCGAAAATCCTTAGGCTTTTGATTGAGGGTGCTCCTGATATTGTTTCAACGGCTAGCATCAATTATGCCCTTTGGGGCGAAGAGCCACCTGAGTCTGGAGCTTTAAGGACGCACATTTATAACCTTAGAAAGTCATTATCTTCCCTTGATGCGTCTGATTTTCTTATTACCCATCGCGGAAAAGGGTATTCGATCAGGGAAGTGAAAGAAATATAA
- the aroB gene encoding 3-dehydroquinate synthase, whose product MMADIMETIHLPLGERSYDIVIGAGLVGTLYDLTKDVLKRPRAVIITDENVAALHLNTAVEALKNNDIKVDTITVPAGEGSKSFANFEKVINRLLELEVERKDVVIALGGGVVGDLTGFAAATLRRGIEFIQVPTSLLAQVDSSVGGKTGINTKFGKNLLGAFHQPKKVIIDLEMLDTLPARELRAGYAEVIKYGLIDDLEFFEWLEKKGHLMVSNDADREIQAYAIGHSCRSKARIVAEDEREGGKRALLNLGHTFGHALEAECAYDGTLLHGEAVAIGMVMALDLACKLGLADTREQSRLINHLRSVDMYATGSELTKTFTVDALMKHMAQDKKVEDGKMVFITGAMGKAEVRRDIDASIIRKVLQNSLEAVV is encoded by the coding sequence ATGATGGCCGATATTATGGAAACTATTCATTTGCCACTCGGTGAACGATCTTATGATATTGTTATCGGTGCTGGGCTTGTTGGAACGCTGTATGATCTCACCAAGGATGTCTTAAAACGTCCACGTGCTGTTATTATCACAGATGAAAATGTTGCTGCCCTGCATTTAAATACGGCTGTTGAGGCCCTGAAAAATAACGATATTAAGGTTGATACAATCACAGTACCTGCGGGTGAGGGTAGTAAATCATTTGCAAATTTTGAAAAGGTTATCAACAGGCTTTTAGAGCTGGAGGTCGAGCGCAAGGATGTCGTTATCGCCCTTGGCGGCGGCGTTGTTGGTGACTTGACGGGCTTTGCGGCGGCTACGCTAAGGCGTGGGATAGAGTTTATTCAGGTGCCGACCAGTTTGTTGGCGCAGGTGGACAGTTCCGTTGGTGGTAAAACGGGTATCAATACCAAGTTTGGTAAAAACCTCTTGGGGGCGTTTCATCAACCTAAAAAAGTGATTATTGACCTTGAAATGCTCGATACGCTGCCTGCCCGAGAACTAAGGGCAGGGTACGCGGAAGTTATCAAATATGGTCTGATCGATGACCTTGAGTTTTTTGAGTGGCTCGAGAAAAAGGGTCATTTAATGGTCTCAAATGATGCTGACAGAGAAATACAAGCCTACGCAATTGGCCATAGTTGCCGCTCGAAAGCTAGGATTGTCGCTGAAGATGAGCGCGAAGGTGGGAAACGGGCCCTTTTAAACCTTGGGCATACATTTGGTCATGCCCTGGAGGCTGAGTGTGCATATGATGGTACTTTATTGCACGGTGAGGCTGTTGCTATTGGTATGGTGATGGCGCTTGATCTGGCGTGTAAACTGGGCCTTGCGGACACGCGCGAGCAATCAAGATTAATCAACCATCTGCGCTCGGTGGATATGTATGCAACGGGTTCTGAACTGACCAAGACCTTCACTGTGGATGCGTTAATGAAACATATGGCGCAAGATAAAAAGGTTGAAGACGGTAAAATGGTATTTATTACCGGAGCGATGGGTAAAGCTGAGGTACGCCGCGACATTGATGCGAGTATTATCAGGAAAGTGCTGCAGAATTCGCTTGAAGCTGTTGTTTAA
- a CDS encoding site-specific tyrosine recombinase XerD — MTDQQQIDLFLEMLAAEKGHSENSQAAYRRDLSGFSDFLPTSLEMASTDDIQAYIQLLNQEGLKSSTIARKTSSLKQFYLFLFRDGFRSDNPAAKIETPRTEKRLPRFLKQDHVEILLDYAESEARNGSLSSVRLHAILETLYATGLRISELLTLPRKSIGPDTVLLTIKGKGGRERMVPIGEKARKALKAYIMMVDAEIAKKRQPAPYYLFPSRGKEGHLTRRRVGQLLKELAVHAGVPTDLLSPHKMRHAFATHLLAHGADLRAVQQMLGHADISTTQIYTHVLEERLKSLVFENHPLADQ, encoded by the coding sequence ATGACAGATCAGCAACAAATTGACTTGTTTTTGGAAATGCTCGCGGCAGAGAAAGGGCACTCTGAAAACAGTCAGGCAGCCTACCGGCGTGACCTCTCTGGATTTTCAGACTTTCTACCCACTTCACTGGAAATGGCATCAACTGATGACATACAGGCCTACATTCAGCTGCTAAACCAAGAAGGCCTGAAAAGCTCAACCATCGCCCGCAAGACATCAAGCCTAAAGCAATTTTATCTATTTTTATTCAGAGATGGCTTTAGATCAGATAATCCCGCTGCAAAAATTGAAACACCCCGAACAGAAAAACGTTTACCCAGATTTTTAAAGCAAGATCATGTTGAAATTCTTCTTGATTATGCGGAGAGTGAGGCAAGAAATGGGTCACTTTCCAGCGTTCGACTACATGCAATTCTAGAAACTTTATACGCGACCGGCCTTCGTATCAGTGAATTATTGACACTACCCCGAAAATCTATCGGCCCTGATACTGTGCTTCTGACAATTAAAGGTAAGGGCGGGCGTGAACGTATGGTCCCAATTGGCGAGAAAGCGCGCAAGGCCTTAAAAGCATATATTATGATGGTTGACGCGGAGATAGCCAAAAAACGGCAGCCTGCCCCCTACTATCTATTCCCATCAAGAGGCAAGGAAGGGCACCTAACGAGAAGACGGGTAGGCCAACTCTTGAAAGAACTGGCGGTTCATGCAGGCGTACCAACAGACCTTTTAAGTCCTCATAAAATGCGTCACGCGTTTGCAACACACCTATTAGCGCATGGCGCTGATCTACGGGCGGTTCAGCAAATGCTTGGTCATGCTGATATTTCTACCACGCAAATCTACACGCATGTTCTTGAAGAACGGCTGAAATCATTGGTTTTTGAGAACCATCCCCTCGCCGATCAATAA